One Chroococcidiopsis sp. TS-821 genomic window carries:
- a CDS encoding polyribonucleotide nucleotidyltransferase, producing MVEIDRSISFDGRDIRLTVGLLAPQAGGSVLMQSGDTAVLVTATRSAAREGIDFLPLTVDYEERLYSVGRIPGGFLRREGRPPEKAILTSRLIDRPLRPLFPQWLRDDLQIVATTLSMDELVPPDVLAVTGASLAVLLAKIPFDGPMAAVRVGLVGDDFIINPTYAEIEAGDLDLVVAGSPAGVIMVEAGANQLPEQDIIEAIDFGYEAVQDLIQAQRDLIADLGIETAYEEPPPEVEPVLVEFIRDRAEAPVKQILSQFDLDKNSRDAALDAIKEEIVAAIAELPEEDPIQVAATTNSKAVGNIFKDLTKKLMRRQIVEDGVRVDGRKLDEVRPVSCRVGVLPKRVHGSGLFNRGLTQVLSACTLGTPGDAQALSDDLQQDLEKRYIHHYNFPPFSVGETKPLRAPGRREIGHGALAERALVPVLPPKNEFPYVIRVVSEVLSSNGSTSMGSVCGSTLALMDAGVPIIKPVSGAAMGLIKEGDEVRVLTDIQGIEDFLGDMDFKVAGTDSGITALQMDMKIPGLSLDIIEQAIQQALPARLHILEKMLQAIDKPRSTMSPFAPRLLTIKIDPEMIGMLIGPGGKTIKGITEETGAKIDIEDDGTVTISAVDESKAKRARNIVQAMTRKLNEGDVYAGRVTRIIPIGAFVEFLPGKEGMIHISQLADYRVGRVEDEVAVGDEVIVKVRELDSKGRINLTRLGIHPDQAAAAREAASMNQ from the coding sequence ATGGTAGAGATTGATAGGTCAATATCCTTTGATGGAAGGGATATTAGATTGACCGTAGGTCTACTAGCACCCCAAGCTGGTGGGTCAGTTTTAATGCAATCTGGGGATACTGCTGTGTTAGTCACAGCTACCCGCTCTGCCGCAAGGGAAGGCATTGATTTTTTGCCGCTAACGGTAGATTATGAAGAAAGACTATATTCCGTTGGTCGGATTCCTGGTGGTTTTCTCCGGCGCGAGGGTCGCCCACCAGAAAAAGCAATTCTCACCAGCCGTTTAATTGACCGTCCACTCCGCCCTTTATTTCCTCAGTGGTTGCGCGATGACCTACAGATTGTAGCAACAACTTTATCAATGGACGAACTAGTGCCACCCGATGTATTAGCTGTGACGGGTGCATCACTAGCGGTATTGTTAGCCAAAATACCGTTTGATGGTCCGATGGCAGCAGTGCGCGTTGGTTTAGTCGGAGACGACTTTATCATTAATCCCACGTATGCAGAAATAGAGGCTGGAGATTTAGATTTAGTTGTCGCCGGATCGCCAGCGGGCGTAATTATGGTGGAAGCGGGAGCCAATCAGTTGCCCGAGCAAGACATCATTGAGGCAATTGATTTCGGTTATGAAGCTGTACAAGACTTAATTCAGGCGCAAAGAGACTTGATAGCGGATTTGGGAATAGAGACGGCATACGAGGAACCACCCCCTGAAGTCGAACCGGTATTAGTCGAGTTTATTCGCGATCGCGCCGAAGCGCCAGTGAAACAAATTTTGTCGCAATTTGACCTCGACAAAAATAGCCGCGATGCTGCACTAGATGCCATTAAAGAAGAAATCGTTGCAGCGATCGCCGAACTTCCCGAAGAAGACCCGATTCAAGTTGCTGCCACGACAAACAGCAAAGCTGTAGGCAACATATTCAAAGACTTAACCAAAAAACTCATGCGCCGTCAAATTGTGGAAGACGGCGTCCGCGTTGATGGTCGTAAGCTTGATGAAGTTCGCCCAGTGTCCTGTCGTGTAGGTGTTCTGCCGAAGCGAGTTCATGGCAGTGGCTTGTTTAATCGCGGACTCACCCAAGTGCTATCTGCGTGTACGCTAGGTACGCCAGGAGACGCCCAAGCCTTATCTGACGATCTGCAACAAGACTTAGAAAAGCGCTATATCCATCACTACAACTTCCCACCCTTTTCCGTAGGAGAAACTAAGCCACTGCGTGCCCCAGGACGCCGGGAAATCGGTCACGGTGCGCTCGCCGAACGCGCTCTCGTACCAGTATTACCACCTAAAAATGAGTTTCCCTACGTCATTCGTGTCGTCTCCGAAGTTCTCTCGTCTAACGGTTCTACCTCAATGGGTTCGGTTTGCGGTTCGACGCTGGCGTTAATGGATGCAGGCGTGCCCATTATTAAACCTGTCAGTGGCGCAGCGATGGGTTTAATCAAAGAAGGCGATGAAGTCCGCGTTCTTACCGATATCCAAGGTATAGAAGACTTTTTGGGCGACATGGACTTTAAAGTTGCAGGTACAGATAGCGGAATTACAGCCTTGCAAATGGATATGAAAATTCCTGGTCTATCATTAGACATCATCGAGCAAGCAATTCAGCAAGCCTTACCAGCGCGATTGCATATTTTAGAAAAAATGCTGCAAGCGATCGACAAGCCGCGCTCTACAATGTCGCCTTTTGCCCCGCGGCTACTCACAATTAAGATCGATCCAGAAATGATCGGCATGTTAATTGGACCTGGGGGCAAAACAATTAAAGGCATTACCGAAGAAACAGGAGCCAAAATCGATATTGAAGACGACGGTACAGTAACCATCTCTGCTGTTGACGAAAGCAAAGCTAAACGGGCAAGAAATATCGTTCAAGCTATGACCCGCAAGCTGAACGAAGGTGATGTTTATGCTGGGAGAGTCACTCGTATTATTCCGATAGGCGCTTTTGTCGAATTTTTACCAGGCAAAGAAGGGATGATTCATATTTCTCAACTCGCCGATTATCGCGTAGGTAGAGTCGAAGATGAAGTCGCTGTGGGTGATGAAGTAATTGTCAAAGTTAGAGAGTTAGATAGTAAAGGTCGAATCAACCTGACACGTTTGGGAATTCATCCCGATCAAGCCGCTGCAGCACGCGAAGCTGCATCAATGAATCAATAA